A section of the Rhodospirillales bacterium genome encodes:
- a CDS encoding ATP-dependent Clp protease ATP-binding subunit, with product MSSYFELGMDKKLIVPAADYLNAMEPDFEYVGDKLELLDVVKSLNLPSANSVKIVSARGAGASTLLDALVHHQHDGSMPDDFMIRPLYRFNGNNLYNTSDPKAIEARFKAALDELRAVARERMVKPVLLIDDGCSFICNAPQSIINNFIEATVTADYLDTVICVDRKQEAEFNAKHPEFSNSFTTKELKEPGEEQIFTILKSHAKLHAAKGVLVEDDTLRYLIGITQRFKGMYEGTAQPNRSIRLLDSAATAFHMDIHAKAPGAYEKESLLRGIEAQLNANGLDAEKKDSLHSQAETLRIELEESGKAWSAQRETIKSKQGDIRQFEQLIATARRTIEKFDDDTRKTNAEMLRKHVDGLPDGHPDLKGRQRADVLKLDQDSLLKFGEFDLAVSRNPQVLPYEQQIAKYNTAIQKLHTDLNQLGGVKRDPVVLPASEIEKAASAETRQPVGGISGRLKDNLRNGMALMKESVFGQDDVLAPIVASLQRAATGLNDPNRPLGTFMIAGPPGVGKSWIGKQIALKLFGSEEFFEVVDMENYKEKHTVSALLGAPPGYEGYGKLGKLIEIGQKKPFCVLLLDEIEKAHYDVRQALLKMKGSGRLVGFDGEEADFRNIVIVETTNYGQDIWVSHDFKTAESLFQDRIRHDTTVFSPEYLDRNDAVLCAKPLDEQALTQIVGREVGKLQKAAARKNPDLKIDYRPEELNLFVRDHCLNVSGRRAEMMINKIFGDRVAGLLLESGDAPLSGTLSARRDPATKEFVFNFAAGDSAPAPQAAAVFGRLAV from the coding sequence AAGATCGTCAGCGCGCGCGGCGCGGGGGCATCGACCCTGCTGGACGCGCTGGTGCACCACCAACACGACGGCAGCATGCCCGACGATTTCATGATCCGGCCGCTGTACCGTTTCAACGGCAACAATCTGTACAACACATCCGACCCCAAGGCGATCGAGGCGCGATTCAAGGCCGCGCTGGACGAATTGCGCGCGGTCGCCCGCGAACGGATGGTCAAGCCGGTGCTTTTGATCGACGACGGATGCAGCTTCATCTGCAACGCTCCGCAATCGATCATCAACAATTTCATCGAGGCCACGGTCACGGCGGATTATCTGGATACGGTCATCTGCGTCGACCGCAAGCAGGAGGCCGAATTCAACGCCAAGCACCCGGAATTTTCCAACAGCTTCACGACCAAGGAGCTGAAGGAGCCGGGCGAAGAACAGATCTTCACGATCCTGAAATCGCACGCAAAGCTGCACGCGGCCAAGGGCGTGCTGGTGGAGGACGACACGCTGCGCTATCTGATCGGCATCACCCAGCGATTCAAGGGGATGTACGAAGGCACGGCGCAACCGAACCGTTCAATTCGCCTGCTGGACAGCGCAGCCACGGCCTTCCACATGGACATCCACGCCAAAGCGCCGGGCGCGTATGAAAAGGAATCGCTGCTGCGCGGCATCGAGGCGCAACTGAACGCCAACGGCCTGGATGCCGAGAAGAAGGACAGCCTGCACTCGCAGGCGGAAACGCTCAGGATCGAGCTTGAAGAATCCGGCAAGGCGTGGAGCGCGCAACGCGAAACGATCAAAAGCAAGCAGGGCGACATTCGCCAGTTCGAGCAATTGATCGCGACGGCACGGCGGACCATCGAGAAATTCGACGACGACACGCGCAAGACCAATGCCGAGATGCTGCGCAAGCATGTCGATGGGCTTCCCGACGGGCATCCGGACCTAAAGGGTCGGCAACGCGCGGATGTCCTCAAGCTCGATCAGGATTCCTTGTTGAAATTCGGTGAATTCGATCTGGCGGTTTCGCGCAATCCGCAGGTCCTGCCCTATGAACAGCAGATCGCCAAATACAATACGGCGATCCAGAAGCTGCACACCGACCTTAACCAGTTGGGCGGCGTCAAGCGCGACCCTGTGGTTTTGCCCGCATCGGAAATCGAAAAGGCCGCATCGGCCGAGACACGCCAGCCGGTGGGCGGCATTTCCGGCCGGCTTAAGGACAATCTGCGCAACGGCATGGCGCTGATGAAGGAAAGCGTCTTCGGCCAGGACGACGTCCTGGCGCCGATCGTCGCTTCGTTGCAACGCGCGGCCACGGGCCTGAACGACCCGAACCGGCCTTTGGGCACGTTCATGATCGCGGGCCCGCCGGGCGTCGGCAAAAGCTGGATCGGCAAGCAGATCGCGCTCAAGCTGTTCGGTTCCGAGGAGTTCTTCGAGGTCGTGGACATGGAGAATTACAAGGAAAAGCACACCGTGTCCGCGCTTTTGGGCGCGCCCCCGGGATACGAGGGGTATGGCAAGCTGGGCAAGCTGATCGAGATCGGCCAGAAAAAACCGTTCTGCGTCCTGCTGCTGGATGAGATCGAAAAAGCGCATTACGACGTGCGTCAGGCGCTTTTGAAGATGAAGGGTTCGGGCCGGCTGGTCGGATTCGACGGCGAGGAAGCGGATTTCCGCAACATCGTCATCGTCGAAACCACCAATTACGGTCAGGACATCTGGGTCAGCCATGATTTCAAGACGGCGGAAAGTCTGTTTCAGGACCGAATCCGGCACGACACTACCGTGTTTTCGCCGGAATATCTGGACCGCAACGACGCGGTCTTGTGCGCCAAGCCGCTGGACGAACAGGCGCTGACCCAAATCGTCGGGCGCGAGGTCGGCAAGCTGCAAAAGGCCGCCGCACGCAAAAATCCGGACCTGAAGATCGACTACCGTCCGGAGGAGCTGAACCTGTTCGTGCGCGACCACTGCCTGAATGTCAGCGGGCGGCGCGCGGAAATGATGATTAACAAAATATTTGGTGACCGGGTCGCGGGGCTGCTGCTAGAAAGCGGCGATGCGCCCCTTTCGGGCACGCTGAGCGCGCGGCGCGATCCCGCGACGAAAGAATTCGTCTTCAACTTCGCGGCGGGGGACAGCGCCCCGGCGCCTCAGGCAGCGGCGGTATTCGGCCGACTGGCGGTGTGA